The Synechococcales cyanobacterium T60_A2020_003 genome contains the following window.
AACCCGGATGAAGTGGTTGCCGTTGGTGCCGCCATCCAAGCGGGTGTGCTTGCGGGTGAGGTGAAGGATATCCTACTCCTTGACGTTACACCGCTGTCCTTGGGTGTGGAGACCCTGGGTGGCGTCATGACCAAGATTATTCCCCGCAACACCACCATTCCCACCAAGAAGTCGGAAACCTTCTCGACGGCAGCAGATGGTCAAACCAACGTGGAGATCCACGTCCTGCAAGGTGAGCGGGAAATGGCGAATGACAACAAGAGCTTGGGAACCTTCCGTCTCGACGGCATTCCTCCGGCTCCCCGTGGCGTTCCCCAGATCGAAGTTACCTTTGACATCGACGCGAACGGTATTCTCAACGTTCGGGCGAAGGATAAGGGTACGGGTAAAGAGCAGTCCATCAGCATCACAGGCGCATCCACCCTGCCATCGGATGAAGTCGATCGGATGGTGCGAGAAGCGGAAATGAATGCTTCGGCTGACCAAGAGCGTCGGGAGCGCATTGACCTCAAGAACCAAGCGGATTCTCTGGTCTACCAAACTGAGAAGCAGTTGACCGAGCTGGGTGATAAGATCCCCGGTGCGGATAAGGAGAAAATTGAAGGGCTGCTCAAGGATCTGAGAGAGGCGATCGCCAGTGAAGACTTTGACAAGATCAAGACTCTGATGAACGACCTCCAGAAAGCCTTCTACAGCATCAGCAGCAATCTCTATCAGCAAGCGGAGGGGGGCGCACCATCTGACGTAGGTGCAGGCCCTAGCGATACCTCTGGTGGGGGTGATGATGATGTCATCGATGCGGAGTTCTCCGAATCTGATAAGTAGATTCAAATAGCTCAACCCTGGCAAGTGAGTGCATCTTGTATGCACCTGAGTATGGGCGAGACATCCAATTCCTTGGGTGTCTCGTTTTTTGTGGGGATGGCGATCGCAAGATACGATGGCCTAGGGGATAGAAAAGCAATTGAATGGAGAATAGGAGATTCGAACTCCTGACCTCTAGGGTGCGATCCTAGTGCTCTACCAACTGAGCTAATTCCCCAGGCTCTCTGATTTTATCAAATGCAGGTGTGAAGCTTCTATAGTGTCCTGGGATTCACCCAGTTGGGTGATTTCAGGGGAGATTGTGAACAGGCACACTGTGGAGACATCGCGGTAAATCTACTCATGGACTCCTCGTCTCAACCTCCGTTGTCACGCGTACAGACTCCGCTTCAACCCAATCTTGGCTATGGGGCGGCCCTTGCCGCAATTTTGTGGGCGATCGCCGCGATTGCGGCCAGTGAGCTATTTCGTGCCGGGGTTGGCCCCATGGAACTTTCAGCGAGTCGTACCTTTGTGGCCGCCGCAGGATTAGGGATCATTGCCGCATGGAAGCCGAGATCCCGGAGGTGGGGCAATTGGCGGATTGGGGCGTTAGGGATATCCCTAGCTTGAGTCACCGCAACCTACTATGTCGCAATTAGCCGCATGTCTGTTGCGGTGGCGATCGTGATTCAGTACACGGCTCCGGCCATCGTTGTTGGGTGGAATGCCTTTCGGACGCGCACCTGGCCTCACTGGATTACGGTATTAACGGCAGTGATGGCCATGCTGGGGGGGTGTATTCGTGTCGGGTGTCGGTACAACGGGACTTCAGATTGATAGCATTGGGCTATTGACAGCTAGCCTGAGTGCGTTATTTTTTGCTAGCAATACGCTGCTGAACGAGTCGATGGTACAAACCTACGGTGCCATTGGGTCAATGTTTCGGGGATTTGCGGTGTCTAGCGCCTTTTGGCTCGCTATCTAACTTTCCCAAGGAACGCTTCCTGTGCTTTTTCAGACCCAATATGTACCGGGCGTTCTGTTTGTGGGTATTGCCGGAACGTTGGTTCCCTTCAGCCTATTGTGTTGGGGAATTCAGCATGTGCAGGCAGAACGAGGGGCGATCGCCGCAACGCTAGAACCCGTGATGGCTGCCCTGCTTGCATGGTTTGTGTTAGACCAAATTTTGTCATTGCCCCAGATCGTTTTGGAGGGATACTCGTCATCATCGTTGTGACTGCTCTACAGTTCTACAAACCTATTCATACCGAGTTCTGAACTGACTTCTGAGGAGAGATCCGCTGACAAGCTTGCAGAAGTTTATATTTATACATAAATAGATTCCTGAAATCTTATAACTCTGTCATAGGATGAGGGATATTTCATCTCAACTCCCCTTTCCGTCTATGACTCAGAAGGAGCAGTCGTTTTTACAGACTTGGGGGCCATCTATTGGTCTATGCCTGACTCTGTTTATTGTTGCTTATAGCGTTAGCCTGGTTCCTGCAATTATGCCCCGCATTGTTCGGGACTTAAATTCCAGCGTTGGGTATGTCCAAGGAGCCTTGGTGCTACTCGCCTTAGTAAAAGCGTCCTTCGCGCCCACCTGTGATAACTTAAGTCAGCGCTACGGGCGCAAGCAAGTATTTATTGCAGGGCTTTTTCTATTTGCGGTTGGTGCGATCGCTGCCTCTATCAGTCCTCATATGGGGCAATTTGTAGCAGCCTACTCCCTAATCATTGGGATTGGAGCAACCCCGCTCATTGGCTCTCCCCGTGCGATTATGGGCAGTATCTATAGCGATAAAGCCGAAAAATTTGCGCTTTTAGCGTTGGCGGTTTCATCAATTCTAGGGGGACTAACGGGATCATTATTAGGGGGATGGATTGCGCTAATATTGGATGGCGGTGGGCATTTTTGCCCGAACTATTGCTGATTCCGCTAATTCTGCCGCTAGTCCGTTCGGTTTCATCCACTCGACGACCTCCTGCTAAACCGATTGACTGGATCGGAGGGCTATTTCCCTTTGGTGGCTTTGGTCTAGTGCTGTTGGGTGTAAGTCTATCTGGCGAATATGGATGGTGGAATCCTAAGCGCATTTTTTCAATTTTTGATCTGGTGATTCCGCCTTTCTCGTTGTCAATTGTGCCTGTGCTGATTGCCGTTGGAATTATTTGTTTGGGATTGTTCATCACCTAGCAACGGCAGCAGTTGGCTCAGGGACACGCACCGCTGATGCGATTCGGGCTGTTGCGATATGCACCGTTTTTGATGGTGGTTAGCGTTGCAACATTACATACTTTAATCCCATCGGGGATTCAGTTCAACCTCTATCAGTTTGTGCCTGCTCTCTTTAGCACCAATCCATTTCAAACGGCGATCGCCATTATTCCCTTTCAGCTTGCGTTGCTGGTTGCCATTATTGGAGCCACATTCAAACTTGTGGGACGCGTGCCTGGGCGAACCATTCATTATCTATGCAGGGCTGACTCTCTTTAGCGTTGGTCTTTGGCAACTTTATCGGGTGATTCATCTCGATATGACGCTGGGTTCTCTCCTCATCCCCTTGATGATCATGGGGGCAGGGTCAGGACTTTTTCTATCCCAGATTGGCATGTTGGCATTTTCAACGG
Protein-coding sequences here:
- a CDS encoding Hsp70 family protein, whose translation is NPDEVVAVGAAIQAGVLAGEVKDILLLDVTPLSLGVETLGGVMTKIIPRNTTIPTKKSETFSTAADGQTNVEIHVLQGEREMANDNKSLGTFRLDGIPPAPRGVPQIEVTFDIDANGILNVRAKDKGTGKEQSISITGASTLPSDEVDRMVREAEMNASADQERRERIDLKNQADSLVYQTEKQLTELGDKIPGADKEKIEGLLKDLREAIASEDFDKIKTLMNDLQKAFYSISSNLYQQAEGGAPSDVGAGPSDTSGGGDDDVIDAEFSESDK
- a CDS encoding EamA family transporter, which translates into the protein MLFQTQYVPGVLFVGIAGTLVPFSLLCWGIQHVQAERGAIAATLEPVMAALLAWFVLDQILSLPQIVLEGYSSSSL